Proteins from a genomic interval of Heteronotia binoei isolate CCM8104 ecotype False Entrance Well chromosome 5, APGP_CSIRO_Hbin_v1, whole genome shotgun sequence:
- the BRK1 gene encoding protein BRICK1 isoform X1, with the protein MSVQEDPVQREIHQDWANREYIEVITSSIKKIADFLNSFDMSCRSRLATLNEKLTALERRIEYIEARVSPFSSSPFLWP; encoded by the exons ATGTCGGTGCAGGAGGATCCGGTGCAGCGTGAGATTCACCAGGACTGGGCGAACCGAGAGTACATCGAGGTGATCACCAGCTCTATCAAGAAGATCGCAGACTTCCTCAATTCCTTCG ATATGTCCTGCCGCTCCCGACTGGCCACGCTCAATGAAAAGCTAACAGCTCTGGAGAGGCGGATTGAATATATCGAGGCCCGGGTAAGCCCCTTCTCATCTAGCCCTTTTCTATGGCCGTAA
- the BRK1 gene encoding protein BRICK1 isoform X2 has translation MSVQEDPVQREIHQDWANREYIEVITSSIKKIADFLNSFDMSCRSRLATLNEKLTALERRIEYIEARVTKGETLT, from the exons ATGTCGGTGCAGGAGGATCCGGTGCAGCGTGAGATTCACCAGGACTGGGCGAACCGAGAGTACATCGAGGTGATCACCAGCTCTATCAAGAAGATCGCAGACTTCCTCAATTCCTTCG ATATGTCCTGCCGCTCCCGACTGGCCACGCTCAATGAAAAGCTAACAGCTCTGGAGAGGCGGATTGAATATATCGAGGCCCGG gTAACAAAAGGTGAAACACTGACATAG
- the LOC132571505 gene encoding epidermal differentiation-specific protein-like, with translation MNKIIVYEHVDFKGLHREFTLDVPDLHSMDFGDCISSLKVIGQPWLAFNDSDYKGLAHAYEEGEYNHIGQNDSISSLQLVSEDLEHPQITLFDKPNFEGASKIITEETNLLYGYFNDKASSHIVQKGVWLLYEHANRKGWQYIAREGDKLSNYESVFHFNKKCSHVYPLQGGRATITSNILWDSQKIESEREVVIDEIKGVNNTDFEQTFTTTTSKIYESATSHSFKLKLSGLKVNESFYLSIGPSTNLKVEKGNIDSMVTVDKVEVIMPANIPPHSELNIRVIRKVVTASVPVELTITKNGKSKTECGEYRSVSGSNISARYIMKPVQKKV, from the coding sequence ATGAATAAAATTATTGTTTATGAACATGTAGACTTTAAAGGACTCCACAGAGAATTTACTTTGGATGTTCCTGACCTACACAGCATGGACTTTGGAGACTGCATATCCTCCCTCAAGGTGATTGGGCAACCATGGCTGGCCTTCAATGACTCAGACTACAAAGGCCTGGCCCATGCATATGAAGAAGGAGAATATAACCACATTGGCCAAAATGACAGTATTTCTTCTCTCCAGCTAGTGAGTGAAGACCTAGAACATCCTCAGATTACACTTTTCGACAAACCAAACTTTGAAGGAGCAAGCAAAATAATAACAGAGGAAACCAACCTGCTTTATGGATATTTCAATGATAAGGCATCTTCTCACATTGTCCAGAAAGGTGTCTGGCTATTGTATGAACATGCAAATAGAAAGGGCTGGCAATATATAGCTCGGGAAGGAGATAAACTTTCCAATTATGAATCTGTGTTTCATTTTAATAAGAAGTGTTCCCATGTGTATCCGCTTCAAGGTGGTCGGGCCACAATCACTTCCAACATCTTATGGGATAGCCAGAAAATAGAAAGTGAGAGGGAAGTAGTGATTGATGAGATAAAAGGTGTTAACAACACAGATTTTGAGCAGACATTTACCACCACTACCAGCAAAATATATGAATCAGCCACTAGTCACAGTTTCAAGTTAAAACTTTCAGGTCTTAAAGTAAATGAGAGCTTCTACTTAAGCATTGGTCCAAGTACTAATCTCAAGGTGGAAAAAGGAAACATAGATTCTATGGTTACTGTAGACAAAGTCGAGGTGATCATGCCAGCCAATATCCCACCACATTCAGAACTCAACATCCGTGTGATCAGGAAAGTGGTCACTGCATCTGTTCCTGTGGAACTAACCATTACCAAGAATGGGAAATCAAAGACAGAATGTGGAGAATATCGTAGTGtatcaggaagcaacatcagtgCCAGATATATTATGAAGCCAGTTCAGAAAAAAGTGTAG
- the LOC132572722 gene encoding NACHT, LRR and PYD domains-containing protein 3-like isoform X2, with the protein MASGGATVQDLLLDALEDLGQEEFEKLKFKLRTAAIPGGKNIPLGRLEKAKREELVELMVEFYEDNAVALIVTIFEDIGLKYNASKLTEVVGKQVQGYKRKYAETVMENYQLIEDRNSLLGESSPLNARYIDLLIIRDHRPQKQREHELAATGRRHMEILEENTSDYSSTAIENLFEPDESGVTPRTVVLQGPAGIGKSMTVQKIILDWAVGELYQGLFDYVFCIHCRELSLTEEAKSLADVIIEQCQDMYAPVKEILAFPEKLLFIIDGFDELSFSLQPEDDHCCAKPSSKMSMEGILSNLLRKKLLPKSYLLITTRPGAAERLQGYVKFPRFAEILGFSEKGRREYFFKFFKDEGKANTALQFIENTTAVSTICFIPMVCCIICSVIKVELETEDEIANTLDTTTNVFVQFSHILLKHDSQKRKKSLLDEFRNLCSLARAGILEQKILFEEEDLKEHNLTMSDLKDLFLDRRTFHRGIGRHSLYSFLHLCFQEFFAAMFYILPGEKMRAPDDNETDLKKLLDVCEKPGNEHLTLTVRFLFGLSSEKAQAFLEEAMQCKMSDLAKPLLLQRAAEVAAEDPPREGYRLLNFFHCLFESQKVEFARHVMHRFQTINISFKMLSVLDCRVLAFCLQHSTIQDHSIDLTFCRLKSHHMKALAPGIKNCAVIEFGSNRLGNSGVNVLCTILKEFDCNVNTLSLDENYLTDACAQELCATLSTSKTLVSLNLNDNSFSEATVPFIVHLLKTCTSLSILYLNENGFGNKGRKRLKQHVKKIESERPFWLWL; encoded by the exons ATGGCATCTGGAGGAGCAACGGTACAGGACCTCCTGCTAGATGCCCTGGAAGACCTTGGTCAGGAAGAGTTTGAGAAACTGAAATTCAAGCTGCGTACCGCTGCCATTCCTGGAGGCAAGAACATTCCACTTGGACGGCTGGAGAAAGCAAAACGGGAGGAGCTGGTGGAACTAATGGTTGAGTTCTATGAGGACAATGCTGTTGCCCTGATTGTGACCATATTTGAGGACATCGGTCTCAAGTACAATGCCTCAAAACTCACTGAGG tgGTTGGAAAGCAAGTTCAAG GTTACAAAAGGAAGTATGCTGAGACTGTGATGGAAAACTACCAACTGATAGAGGACAGGAATAGTTTGCTTGGTGAGAGCAGCCCTTTAAATGCACGATACATAGACCTGCTTATTATCAGGGATCATCGGCCTCAGAAGCAGAGGGAGCATGAGCTAGCTGCTACTGGCAGGAGGCACATGGAGATCCTGGAAGAAAACACTTCTGATTATTCATCAACTGCCATTGAAAACCTTTTTGAACCTGATGAATCTGGAGTAACCCCAAGAACAGTAGTGCTTCAGGGACCTGCAGGGATTGGCAAATCAATGACTGTGCAAAAGATCATACTGGACTGGGCTGTCGGGGAGCTCTATCAGGGCCTCTTTGACTACGTATTCTGCATTCACTGCCGAGAACTGAGCCTAACTGAAGAAGCCAAAAGTCTGGCTGATGTTATTATAGAACAGTGTCAGGACATGTATGCCCCAGTGAAAGAGATCTTAGCCTTCCCTGAAAAACTGCTTTTCATCATTGATGGCTTTGATGAGCTTTCTTTCTCATTACAGCCTGAAGATGATCATTGCTGTGCCAAGCCTTCTTCAAAGATGTCCATGGAAGGTATTCTGAGCAACCTGCTGAGGAAGAAGCTGCTGCCTAAATCCTATCTGTTAATTACAACGAGGCCTGGTGCTGCAGAGAGACTGCAAGGATATGTGAAGTTTCCCAGATTCGCTGAGATCCTAGGATTCTCTGAAAAGGGTCGCCGTGAATATTTTTTCAAATTCTTTAAAGATGAGGGGAAAGCTAACACAGCACTGCAATTCATTGAAAATACTACTGCAGTGTCTACCATCTGCTTTATCCCCATGGTATGTTGCATCATCTGTTCTGTCATTAAAGTGGAACTGGAAACTGAGGATGAGATTGCAAACACATTGGACACTACAACCAATGTCTTTGTGCAGTTTTCTCACATTCTCCTTAAACATGAttcccaaaaaagaaagaagtccCTTTTGGATGAGTTCAGGAATCTTTGTTCCTTGGCACGAGCAGGCATTTTAGAACAGAAAAtcctttttgaagaagaagacctcAAAGAACATAATTTGACTATGTCTGATCTTAAGGACCTGTTTCTTGACAGAAGAACATTCCACAGGGGAATTGGCCGCCACAGCCTCTACAGTTTTCTTCACCTCTGCTTTCAAGAGTTTTTTGCTGCCATGTTTTATATCCTGCCAGGTGAGAAAATGAGAGCCCCAGATGATAATGAGACAGACCTGAAGAAACTCTTAGATGTATGTGAAAAGCCAGGCAATGAGCATCTGACATTAACTGTACGCTTCCTATTTGGCCTGAGTAGTGAAAAGGCACAAGCCTTCCTTGAAGAAGCCATGCAGTGTAAGATGTCTGACCTTGCCAAGCCTCTCTTATTACAGAGAGCAGCAGAAGTGGCTGCTGAGGATCCTCCTCGAGAAGGTTATCGCCTGCTGAATTTTTTCCACtgtctgtttgagagccagaaagtAGAATTTGCAAGGCATGTGATGCATCGTTTCCAGACTATTAACATCTCTTTCAAGATGCTCTCAGTATTGGACTGCCGGGTTCTGGCATTCTGCTTGCAGCACAGTACAATCCAAGATCACTCTATTGATCTAACCTTTTGCAGACTGAAGTCTCATCACATGAAAGCTCTGGCCCCAGGAATAAAAAATTGTGCAGTTATAGA ATTTGGAAGCAACAGACTTGGAAACTCAGGAGTGAATGTTCTCTGCACCATTCTGAAGGAATTTGATTGTAATGTGAATACTCTGAG TCTTGATGAGAACTACCTCACAGATGCCTGTGCCCAAGAACTTTGTGCTACTCTGAGCACTAGCAAAACACTTGTCAGTCTAAACCTTAATGATAACTCCTTCTCAGAGGCAACTGTGCCGTTCATCGTACACCTCTTGAAGACTTGCACAAGCCTGTCTATTTTATA tTTGAATGAAAATGGATTTGGCAACAAAGGAAGGAAACGCCTGAAACAGCATGTGAAAAAAATTGAATCCGAACGTccattttggttgtggctgtGA
- the LOC132572722 gene encoding NACHT, LRR and PYD domains-containing protein 3-like isoform X1, which yields MNSWNGKLQAGGSSVATMASGGATVQDLLLDALEDLGQEEFEKLKFKLRTAAIPGGKNIPLGRLEKAKREELVELMVEFYEDNAVALIVTIFEDIGLKYNASKLTEVVGKQVQGYKRKYAETVMENYQLIEDRNSLLGESSPLNARYIDLLIIRDHRPQKQREHELAATGRRHMEILEENTSDYSSTAIENLFEPDESGVTPRTVVLQGPAGIGKSMTVQKIILDWAVGELYQGLFDYVFCIHCRELSLTEEAKSLADVIIEQCQDMYAPVKEILAFPEKLLFIIDGFDELSFSLQPEDDHCCAKPSSKMSMEGILSNLLRKKLLPKSYLLITTRPGAAERLQGYVKFPRFAEILGFSEKGRREYFFKFFKDEGKANTALQFIENTTAVSTICFIPMVCCIICSVIKVELETEDEIANTLDTTTNVFVQFSHILLKHDSQKRKKSLLDEFRNLCSLARAGILEQKILFEEEDLKEHNLTMSDLKDLFLDRRTFHRGIGRHSLYSFLHLCFQEFFAAMFYILPGEKMRAPDDNETDLKKLLDVCEKPGNEHLTLTVRFLFGLSSEKAQAFLEEAMQCKMSDLAKPLLLQRAAEVAAEDPPREGYRLLNFFHCLFESQKVEFARHVMHRFQTINISFKMLSVLDCRVLAFCLQHSTIQDHSIDLTFCRLKSHHMKALAPGIKNCAVIEFGSNRLGNSGVNVLCTILKEFDCNVNTLSLDENYLTDACAQELCATLSTSKTLVSLNLNDNSFSEATVPFIVHLLKTCTSLSILYLNENGFGNKGRKRLKQHVKKIESERPFWLWL from the exons ATGAACAGCTGGAACGGGAAGCTGCAGGCCGGAGGTTCTAG TGTGGCTACAATGGCATCTGGAGGAGCAACGGTACAGGACCTCCTGCTAGATGCCCTGGAAGACCTTGGTCAGGAAGAGTTTGAGAAACTGAAATTCAAGCTGCGTACCGCTGCCATTCCTGGAGGCAAGAACATTCCACTTGGACGGCTGGAGAAAGCAAAACGGGAGGAGCTGGTGGAACTAATGGTTGAGTTCTATGAGGACAATGCTGTTGCCCTGATTGTGACCATATTTGAGGACATCGGTCTCAAGTACAATGCCTCAAAACTCACTGAGG tgGTTGGAAAGCAAGTTCAAG GTTACAAAAGGAAGTATGCTGAGACTGTGATGGAAAACTACCAACTGATAGAGGACAGGAATAGTTTGCTTGGTGAGAGCAGCCCTTTAAATGCACGATACATAGACCTGCTTATTATCAGGGATCATCGGCCTCAGAAGCAGAGGGAGCATGAGCTAGCTGCTACTGGCAGGAGGCACATGGAGATCCTGGAAGAAAACACTTCTGATTATTCATCAACTGCCATTGAAAACCTTTTTGAACCTGATGAATCTGGAGTAACCCCAAGAACAGTAGTGCTTCAGGGACCTGCAGGGATTGGCAAATCAATGACTGTGCAAAAGATCATACTGGACTGGGCTGTCGGGGAGCTCTATCAGGGCCTCTTTGACTACGTATTCTGCATTCACTGCCGAGAACTGAGCCTAACTGAAGAAGCCAAAAGTCTGGCTGATGTTATTATAGAACAGTGTCAGGACATGTATGCCCCAGTGAAAGAGATCTTAGCCTTCCCTGAAAAACTGCTTTTCATCATTGATGGCTTTGATGAGCTTTCTTTCTCATTACAGCCTGAAGATGATCATTGCTGTGCCAAGCCTTCTTCAAAGATGTCCATGGAAGGTATTCTGAGCAACCTGCTGAGGAAGAAGCTGCTGCCTAAATCCTATCTGTTAATTACAACGAGGCCTGGTGCTGCAGAGAGACTGCAAGGATATGTGAAGTTTCCCAGATTCGCTGAGATCCTAGGATTCTCTGAAAAGGGTCGCCGTGAATATTTTTTCAAATTCTTTAAAGATGAGGGGAAAGCTAACACAGCACTGCAATTCATTGAAAATACTACTGCAGTGTCTACCATCTGCTTTATCCCCATGGTATGTTGCATCATCTGTTCTGTCATTAAAGTGGAACTGGAAACTGAGGATGAGATTGCAAACACATTGGACACTACAACCAATGTCTTTGTGCAGTTTTCTCACATTCTCCTTAAACATGAttcccaaaaaagaaagaagtccCTTTTGGATGAGTTCAGGAATCTTTGTTCCTTGGCACGAGCAGGCATTTTAGAACAGAAAAtcctttttgaagaagaagacctcAAAGAACATAATTTGACTATGTCTGATCTTAAGGACCTGTTTCTTGACAGAAGAACATTCCACAGGGGAATTGGCCGCCACAGCCTCTACAGTTTTCTTCACCTCTGCTTTCAAGAGTTTTTTGCTGCCATGTTTTATATCCTGCCAGGTGAGAAAATGAGAGCCCCAGATGATAATGAGACAGACCTGAAGAAACTCTTAGATGTATGTGAAAAGCCAGGCAATGAGCATCTGACATTAACTGTACGCTTCCTATTTGGCCTGAGTAGTGAAAAGGCACAAGCCTTCCTTGAAGAAGCCATGCAGTGTAAGATGTCTGACCTTGCCAAGCCTCTCTTATTACAGAGAGCAGCAGAAGTGGCTGCTGAGGATCCTCCTCGAGAAGGTTATCGCCTGCTGAATTTTTTCCACtgtctgtttgagagccagaaagtAGAATTTGCAAGGCATGTGATGCATCGTTTCCAGACTATTAACATCTCTTTCAAGATGCTCTCAGTATTGGACTGCCGGGTTCTGGCATTCTGCTTGCAGCACAGTACAATCCAAGATCACTCTATTGATCTAACCTTTTGCAGACTGAAGTCTCATCACATGAAAGCTCTGGCCCCAGGAATAAAAAATTGTGCAGTTATAGA ATTTGGAAGCAACAGACTTGGAAACTCAGGAGTGAATGTTCTCTGCACCATTCTGAAGGAATTTGATTGTAATGTGAATACTCTGAG TCTTGATGAGAACTACCTCACAGATGCCTGTGCCCAAGAACTTTGTGCTACTCTGAGCACTAGCAAAACACTTGTCAGTCTAAACCTTAATGATAACTCCTTCTCAGAGGCAACTGTGCCGTTCATCGTACACCTCTTGAAGACTTGCACAAGCCTGTCTATTTTATA tTTGAATGAAAATGGATTTGGCAACAAAGGAAGGAAACGCCTGAAACAGCATGTGAAAAAAATTGAATCCGAACGTccattttggttgtggctgtGA